A region of the Oncorhynchus nerka isolate Pitt River linkage group LG26, Oner_Uvic_2.0, whole genome shotgun sequence genome:
TCTGTGTCTCACATTGACTGGTGCTCCAGGATCACTGCCAAGACGACTCCGTATGGGAATAGATGGAGTTGATAGGAACATAtaaaccgagagagagaaagagggagagagggagagaaagagggagagaaagagggagagagggagagggagagaaagagggagagaaagagagggagagaaagagggagagaaagagggagagagggagagaaagagagagggagagaaagagggagagaaagagggagagagggtaagtgAAAGTGGAGTGcagaagaggagagtggagaggagtgtgTCTCACGTTACTCCTTAGAGATCTAAAGGAGCTATATATAGCGTAAGGACAACCCTAAGAGCACATCAACATGTAAACGTTGGTTCCCATTAATAAACACACTGACTCATACCCACTGAAAGAGGCATGGAAAGAGTAGTACAGAACACCTATTTGATGACTCGCACAAAATGAAATGTACTTCACCTGCCAAGTGGCTTACCGACAAGGTTGGCTTAGCTGCCTTTGGATTTTGAGGGATCATGCAAAAGCACAGAACACAAGGTATATGGTGGGTCTTACCGAAGCGCATATGCACACACCCGACCTCTcacactcactcagtcactcacacacactcacatgatcAGAACATCTGACAGAAGACACACAGCGCTCTGTACAGACTCAAAATGGCAGCATAGGTGGCAGCAACTGAAAATAAATCCTTGTCTTTTACAAGACGACCACCTCCCGTTGCGACGGAAGCTCTAGACATACAGTATTGAAAGACTGTAATGGTTCTGTGACCATTTGGAATGAGCGGCTAGTTGTTATCCCTTTCTTATTGGGTGACAAAGAGTGAGAATGTCTGTCGGGGCAGTGTGAtcatggcttttcaacctcataAAGGTGAGGAGAAATGGAACTAAAGTGGGTGACAAATGTGAGGGCAAATGTCACTGTCATTTCAGTTGGTAAAAGCATTCCAGGCCTCTACATAGAGACTAACATATGCAGTATATGCACAAACAAACAACTGCTGTATATGCACCTCACACAGGCACACTCATGCAGGTACACGGACAGGCACTAACACACATCAGTATCATAGACTTTTGCTTCACTACAATTTTATCATAGGCAATAACAATTCTGAGCCATTTGCCTCCAATCCGTCTTATGGCTGGACATACCATAAAATCTAAATTTGACTGTCTCACTTTGAACCCCAAGACTGCTTCTTAGAAAACATTGTCAGGATGAAATGAAGTGTCAGATTGGTCAGTCAGTCCAGACGCTGTGCTGTAACATTAGCCGTTGTCACATGCAGTCATGCTCGATAATGTTTTTCTTCTGTTTAAATATAGAGACGAAACACATTTGCATCAAGGTCTGTGGAAGGAAAGAGAAAGTGTGATTACACAAGTGAAGTTATACACAGTATTACAGTTATCACAGTCTTAATCAGACCGTGATGACAGAAGCATTTTACACATGTGCTGACAAAAACTTTGCCACCTTTAAAATAATCACTTCTCCTCCTTCTCATGTTTACTGTAGTCATCATGGTTCTCCCCGACCTCTGTCTAACCTTCCCTCATTACTATTTCTTATCAATTCATTTATGTCCTTCATTACCTTTGTAATGAacacgaggggagacagagagctggtttcaagcgcagggcgcagcaggtgtttattgcaaaggaccacaggaggaggcaggtagctgggtccaggggcaggcagaaggtcatacacagggggtccaacagggcaacagtacaggcagggaaaaggctaggaACGTCGTccaggagatcaggcaataggttgataacaggaaatccgataggctaaagtacaggcagggaataggcaaaaggcgttgttagtgaggcaggcaaaaactataaTACACGGGAGGAGTACATCACAGGAACACCAGCGCTCTGAAAGacatgtgtcacaaaacaaacaaaacctCACAGTgacggggtgcaaagaactgaactaaatagtgtgtgataatgacatacaggtgtgtgaacaggtgattagaatccaggtgattgggatctggagagtgagctgcgttcaggggatctacgtgttggAGGGTGTGAGTTGGAAGGAGACGTTACAACCCTGTTTGTTATCTCTTGTCTGAACCACGGTCATCCCCCCTTCACTGTTTTATCTCCTCTCAATCTCTCCTGCTTAATTTCTAACACCActcactttccctctctccttctctccctccagaaATTCACCTACCAGCCCCATCCTACCCTCCCCAACATCACCATCCTGGTCCCTCCCACTGGCAGTGCTTTCCATGACCCCTTCTTCCAGGTGGAGACCATATGTATCTTCTGGTTCTCCTTTGAGCTCATTATGCGCTTAGCCAGCTCCCCCAGTAAGCTCCACTTCTTCAAGGACGTGATGAACACTATCGACTTCCTCGCCATCATTCCCTTCTTCGTCACTCTGGGCACAGAGCTGGCCAGGGACAAAACCTCCAACAAGGACCCGGGCATGTCTTTGGCCATCATCAGGGTCATTAGGCTGGTCAGGGTGTTCAGGATATTCAAGCTGTCGCGTCACTCCAAGGGCCTGCAGATCCTGGGCCAGACTCTGAAGGCCAGCCTGAGAGAGCTGGCCCTGCTCATCTTCTTCCTCTTCATCGGAGTCATCCTCTTCTCCAGCGCTGTCTACTTCGCCGAGGCGGACAGCCCCGACACGGTGTTCACCAGCATCCCCGAGGCCTTCTGGTGGGCCGTGGTCTCCATGACGACAGTGGGCTACGGGGACATGTACCCTACGACTCTGGGGGGCAAGCTGGTGGGCTCCATGTGTGCCATCGCTGGTGTGCTCACCATCTCCCTGCCAGTCCCCGTCATTGTGTCCAACTTCAGCTACTTCTATCACCGAGAGACGGAGTGTCTCGAGAAAATCAGTGAGTACACCCACATCAGCACCTCTCTCTGGGAgggtgaggatgaggagggagacaaGGGGGAGGGAGATTACACTCCCCTGTATGTGGGCGACTGCAAGGGAATCTGTAACCCCCTCAATGGGACACTGCTGTCAGGACTGTGTGCGGGGCAGGACGGGTGGGAGAACAAAGGCAACGTGTACCTCAGGGAACCCCTGGTCACTCAGGTGTGAGACAGGATAGATTGATAGACAGAGGATCTGCTGAATACAACCCTGGTACTCTGCCTCTAAGCTaaatagagagaaagataaaggAGGATGGCAAAGTAAAGGAGAAGGACTTACTTGCACGCTTGCACCGTCAATGGCTTACACCGTTTACTACAAACAGAACTGATGAGTCCATGGCAGATATTGTGACAGCTTGCGTTTTGCTAATGTCACTGAGAATCGAGTATGATGCCATCATATTGACAATAAAAACAGCTGAAACAGAATGTATATTTATTTATGATATATTTACCAGATTGTAATAACAgtttatacagtacatacaacTCTAGCAATTGTAAATGTTGGTGTTTTTAAGACATGAGTGAATTGCAGTGCCATTTTATTTGTTAttgtgtgctagctagctaaatgcacAGGGCCGTTTTGAATGTGTGTAGAGGGTTGACTAAGGGCGTTTTTACCATTTTTGTGAACCCAGTGCAGTTTGCAACTGTTTTTGTGCAGCGTGAACACTCTCAAAGAACTCAGACCCCCTcagaagagccccctaagcaaacCGAACTGAGATCATCTCGAGAGCTGGTCTGAGTTCGGTTCTCTTGAATTCCGAGGTTTGATTCCTTTTTTAGGGCAATGTGAACACAAAGCTCCCCAGGTTCACTTGTCATTATTTCCGCACGACACACTAGGCTACTGCAGCATTGTTTCCCTTGCCGTAACCACTCACATTGGTGCCACAAAAGAGAGAAGTGGATGTGCAGGTTCATGGAAAAAAACCTGATGTTTTTATATTGATTAGCGATTGCCACAGAAATGTTTAGTTTTTAGTTCAGATGATTTGTTTGCCATATGTGATCTATAGGCTAAGAGAGGTTCATAAACTGTTTATTTGATTGTGGGGTTTGAATAGTGTGAGAAGACAACAACATGTTTGGTGAGAATCACAACATAGGGTCCAAAATCAATTCTAGCTCTTAAAAGGGCGGTAGCCTACATTGGGTGGACAATATTCAATTACAGTATTATTTCATCTGCAGTTATTCTTCTGCTATTTATTCTGTAACCAATCATATTTACATGTAGTAGTGTCTTCTGATTAAAatgattatttctccccttttTTCACAAAATGCAGTCTATTCGCTTTCAAAATGTAAGCAGGTGTATATAGCTGTCCGATAACACGTTTTGATGGAATGTCTTGTCCTGCACTGCACTTTGTAAAACCCTGGAGTGCATTTTGGAAAAAGATCTTGGTTCCTTTCTAAACATGGCAATGCAAAGAGGACTCGGACCACAGGATAGGTGAAGTGAACTGACAAAAGAGTTGAGTCCTCATTCAAAGATCACTTCTTTTAAAGAGGACTATGTGTAAAAACAGTCTGAATGTCCTGATGGGACTGGGCACCGTCTCTGAAAGCTATGGCAGAAATGCTCTGCAGTGATATTGTGGTGACGTGGAACACAAAGAGATCAGCCTGGGGGCTGTGGTGCAAACAGAGAGCAGCCCTAAGTGTTGGTCCTGGGCCAGTGGAGAGTTTTCAGTGTGTAATGGAGACAGCTAGGCTGGGCGGCAGGGAAATCTGATCCTGGACCTGTCAGGCTTCCAGCTGACCCTTCCTCCGAATGGCTGTGCAGGGCTAACACTAGTAGATACCACTGGCCTAAATCCACACTCACCCCACTGGGTAGAAGTACTTTACTGGTCATCCAAAGACACATCCCTGCCCCTGTCCATGTTACCATGGTGCCTCAATTATCTTGCCTACTTAGAATGTGTCTTAACAAAATGCTTTGCACAGTGTTCAGTGTTTATACTGTGCTTTATAAATATGTTCTTATGATCAGAGATTGTGAGCTGCACAGATTGTATAAGAgagtgggttgtgtgtgtatgtgtatatgtgtgtgtatggttaCCAGTATGTGttctatgactgtgtgtgtgtgtgtgtgtgtgtgtgtaccagtatGTGATTGAGTGCGTGCTtacgtgggtgtgtttgtgtgtgtgtgtgtgtgcgtgtgcgtgtgcgtgtgtgtgtgtgtgtgcgtgtgcgtgtgtgtgtgtgtatccacgtGTGTGTGGTTATCAGTATGTGCTCTATGACTGTAAACCCTGTTTATATTTGTTGTATTTAATAAAGATAGTATTTGATCAGTTATCTAAATGAGTCCCTGTTTTGTTAACAGAGGGGAGATGAGTCAGCAGATGTCCACTTCACCACAAAACAATtatctaaacaacaacaaccaaaatgTCTAGTCTTTCAAAATGTTGACATAATATGTTCAATGTATGATATTATTGGTAGGTTTAGACACCATCTGTTTAACTTGGTGAGAGAGCAGATTGGATCATTTGAGTTCCCACTTCACACGCACCCCAAAGGAATGAGTTGATTTCCCTCCTTGCAACTATCTCTTTAGTCTCTAGAGGTCAAAGCATTCAGTGGAAATCCTCCCAGTCATCCCAGTTCAGCGACATCATACTGAGGACTCTGTGGTTGCTTCTTCTGAGCCATGAAGCCAGAAGAAACATGTACTGTGTATTTTGCAGAAAAAACTTTGTAAACAATAATGAATTATACAAACAACATCAATTTTATGCGACAACCATACAATAAAATCCCATAAGTAACAGTGCTTTCATGTCTGTAATGCATTTCTTTCTGCAACATTCTTCACCCTCCGCCCTGAAAAAGCCTAGTTGGCAGAAATGGTGAAATGTGCAGGTGGGATTAAATAAACATGCGACAAGTGTGACACTAATGTAATGGCATCAATAACCATCCTCTACATAGAAATAACATCCACCAGTTCCATACCCTACTCTGCCAGGGAGGACTGAGGAAACTCACTGACTGTTGCTAAAAGAGAGAAATGCTTCTAAATAAAACTGGAGAAAAGCCAGACTGAAGTGAAGTTGAAATGAGTTGATGGGTTTTCAGCAACACTGACGGTTTGAGCAGATGAGTCTCTTCATACCCTCACTGCTTGATGACTGTCCCAATGATTACAtaccctgacccccccccccccctccgggTTGGCTGACATTCCGATGTCGTGTTGCGGGTTAGATGTTTCCAGTGTAATATATGGACAACTCATTTTGTGGTTTTGAGTGATTTATGCTTGTTTTTGGTTGCTATTCATTGAATTGACAAAAAAATACAAGTGGCAATCTTGTTGTGTAAGAAATTCCTGTATGTGAGCCGAAAAGACTCAGTTCACTACAATAAATAGAGTAATGAATCATAGTCTGTCTGTTTTGTTGAATACCTTCACCCAGAGAGTCGAGGCATGTCTGTCCCTGTTCACTGGGTTCACTAGGTGGTGGTGGCCTGTTGTGGCCTGAAGCTTTCCCTTATTATCTACCtgtttctctcatcctctcctcctctctccgtgACGTGCAGGGTCCCAGCACTAACGTCAGTCCTGTTTGCAATTACCCACAGTGCCCTATGCTGTCTGGAAGAATGAGTTGGATTGACGTCTTTCTGGCCATCTGCCGTTCTtcaattcctctcctctccatccctcgctctctccctccctccatccctcgctctctccctccctccatccctcgctctctccctccctccatccctcgctctctccctccctccatccctcgctctctcccctccctccctccatccctccgctctctccctccctccctccatccatccctcactctctccctccctccccctccctccctccctcgctctctccccctccatcccctcgctctctccctccctccatccctcgctctctccctccctccctccctccatcgctctctccctccctccctccctcgctctctccctccctccctccatccctcgctctctccctccctccctccatccctccctccctccctccctccctccctccctccctccctccctcgctctctccctccctccatccctcgctctctccctccctccatccctcgctctctccctccctccctccatcgctctctccctccctccctccctccctcgctc
Encoded here:
- the LOC115121669 gene encoding potassium voltage-gated channel subfamily A member 1-like, translating into MTDQGMENHDKGGGEGGGEGDKKHLPEEVSESDKETKDQRNKAEKGEKETENNGSEKERVEGKRESCRRSGSLWKGGWALTERLAINVSGMRYETQLRTLAQFPDSLLGDPNRRIRYFDPLRNELFLDRNRNCFDAILYFYQSGGRLRRPANVPLDVFLDELRFYELGEEIMERFKEDEGFPKEEVPALPENEMQRKVWMLFEHPESSSGARIIAIISVMVIVVSIAIFCLETLPDFRNEKELREKFTYQPHPTLPNITILVPPTGSAFHDPFFQVETICIFWFSFELIMRLASSPSKLHFFKDVMNTIDFLAIIPFFVTLGTELARDKTSNKDPGMSLAIIRVIRLVRVFRIFKLSRHSKGLQILGQTLKASLRELALLIFFLFIGVILFSSAVYFAEADSPDTVFTSIPEAFWWAVVSMTTVGYGDMYPTTLGGKLVGSMCAIAGVLTISLPVPVIVSNFSYFYHRETECLEKISEYTHISTSLWEGEDEEGDKGEGDYTPLYVGDCKGICNPLNGTLLSGLCAGQDGWENKGNVYLREPLVTQV